One region of Pseudomonas alvandae genomic DNA includes:
- a CDS encoding class I adenylate-forming enzyme family protein, whose protein sequence is MKSLTHKEGFLHRFVGFSHSYPEHIAIRDLDAEETVTYRDLRIRAEECNGFLHALNVSPGEKVALVLPNGVDFIAYYLAVIGHGAVPVILNYKLTAFELGNVLGISKPSLIVTTGTLFEQHQDIFQPTHALIVGNGDEPPENATVEATLPRHAQPLLLPDDKPIVSMQFTYRGIGKPLAVCHRYLDLTQSSDGLHEQFHPQGVGSVHLVTLPLYAIFGLSVMMVFPLSIGATLLMTNTLLNRDLAQVLSEHQVTFACLVPDVIRYFNSRLAKRKGPRLPLHPHLMMYSGGSHLPADEGEKLGKLLGCAAVLQGYGLTESMPVIVQSSVGEVHRGAMGRPISGVEVRVVDAQGQDVVAGRIGELLIRGSMVIPGYDAAPEINARFFRDGWLHTGDLVWRDEEGHVFFYCQRLRISKIKAQMVDLAEIESVALKHPDAVRARAYIVPDHKEVNVLHLSVEGNGELSQNSVATLLSRYLSGFKLPKIIEIVPLKEALHAR, encoded by the coding sequence ATGAAAAGCCTTACCCATAAAGAAGGTTTTCTGCATCGTTTCGTCGGTTTTTCCCATTCGTATCCCGAGCACATCGCTATCCGGGACTTGGATGCAGAAGAAACCGTCACATACCGGGACCTGCGTATCAGGGCTGAAGAATGCAATGGTTTTCTCCACGCCCTGAACGTATCGCCCGGGGAGAAAGTAGCCCTTGTGCTGCCCAACGGCGTGGATTTCATCGCCTATTACCTGGCAGTAATTGGCCATGGCGCTGTCCCGGTGATTCTCAACTACAAACTGACGGCATTCGAGCTGGGTAATGTCCTGGGCATTTCCAAGCCATCGCTGATCGTCACGACTGGCACGCTGTTTGAGCAACACCAGGACATATTCCAGCCGACCCACGCCTTGATCGTGGGCAATGGCGACGAGCCGCCTGAAAACGCCACGGTTGAAGCGACGCTGCCACGCCACGCCCAGCCCCTGTTGCTACCAGACGATAAGCCGATTGTCTCGATGCAGTTCACCTACCGTGGCATCGGTAAGCCGCTGGCGGTCTGTCATCGCTACCTCGACCTGACGCAGTCAAGCGATGGCCTGCATGAACAGTTTCATCCCCAAGGCGTGGGGTCGGTCCACCTGGTGACGCTGCCGCTGTACGCCATCTTCGGATTGTCGGTGATGATGGTGTTCCCGCTGAGCATCGGCGCCACGTTGCTGATGACCAACACCCTGCTCAATCGGGACTTGGCGCAAGTGTTGTCCGAACACCAGGTCACCTTTGCCTGCCTGGTGCCCGACGTTATTCGTTATTTCAATTCGCGACTTGCCAAGCGCAAAGGTCCGCGTTTGCCCCTGCATCCTCACTTGATGATGTATTCCGGCGGCAGTCATCTACCGGCCGATGAAGGCGAGAAACTCGGCAAGTTGTTGGGATGCGCGGCTGTACTGCAAGGCTACGGGCTGACCGAAAGCATGCCGGTGATTGTCCAGAGTTCTGTCGGCGAGGTTCATCGCGGCGCCATGGGACGACCGATCAGTGGCGTCGAGGTGCGGGTGGTCGACGCGCAAGGCCAGGATGTCGTCGCGGGGCGTATCGGCGAGCTGCTGATACGCGGGTCGATGGTCATCCCCGGCTATGACGCTGCGCCAGAGATCAATGCGCGATTTTTCCGGGACGGCTGGCTGCACACCGGCGACCTGGTCTGGCGAGATGAAGAAGGCCATGTCTTTTTCTATTGCCAGCGCCTGCGCATCTCGAAAATCAAAGCACAGATGGTTGATCTGGCGGAAATCGAATCCGTCGCCCTGAAGCACCCCGATGCGGTGCGTGCCAGGGCCTACATCGTCCCGGACCACAAGGAAGTCAATGTCTTGCACTTGTCAGTGGAAGGCAACGGTGAGCTGAGCCAGAACAGCGTCGCGACCCTGCTCTCGCGTTACCTCTCCGGTTTCAAATTGCCAAAAATCATAGAGATTGTCCCTCTCAAGGAAGCGCTTCATGCACGCTGA
- a CDS encoding SDR family oxidoreductase produces MEYAFVTGATGLLGNNVVHALLKRNIKVKALVRSVEKARKQFGGLPVELVEGDMLDVGAFSHALEGCDALFHTAAYFRDSYKGGKHWQKLYDTNVTGTERLLQAAYAAGIRRAVHTSSIAVLKGDRDEVIDETMSRDEAEADDYYLSKILSEQKVREFLSLHPDMFVAMVLPGWMFGPGDIGPTSSGQFLLDFVGQKLPGVLPGSFSVVDARDVAEHQIAAITRGRSGERYLAAGNHMDMKSIFRALSSVSGVQAPERPVPLFMLRLIAFVYECYYRVTKKPVLISTSTVKLIEQEQGRTHFSHSKSSSELKCAFRPVTETLTDTLEWYRKNNYLHVN; encoded by the coding sequence ATGGAATATGCCTTTGTTACAGGCGCTACAGGCCTGCTCGGAAATAATGTCGTCCATGCGCTTTTGAAACGAAACATCAAGGTCAAGGCCCTTGTACGCTCCGTTGAAAAAGCCAGGAAGCAATTCGGTGGGCTGCCTGTTGAGTTGGTTGAAGGCGATATGCTCGATGTTGGCGCGTTTAGCCATGCGCTGGAAGGCTGCGACGCTTTGTTTCATACCGCCGCGTACTTTCGCGATAGTTACAAGGGCGGAAAACATTGGCAAAAGTTATATGACACCAATGTGACCGGCACCGAGCGCTTGTTACAGGCCGCTTATGCCGCTGGGATTCGCCGTGCCGTCCACACTTCGTCCATCGCGGTCCTGAAGGGCGACAGGGACGAGGTGATCGACGAAACCATGTCACGTGATGAAGCGGAAGCTGACGATTACTACCTGAGCAAGATCCTGTCCGAGCAGAAGGTTCGGGAGTTCCTGTCGTTGCACCCGGACATGTTTGTCGCAATGGTGTTGCCCGGCTGGATGTTCGGCCCTGGCGACATTGGCCCCACCTCGTCAGGTCAGTTCCTGCTGGATTTTGTCGGACAGAAGTTACCAGGCGTTCTTCCAGGCAGCTTTTCGGTGGTGGATGCCCGGGACGTGGCGGAACATCAAATCGCGGCGATTACCCGCGGCAGATCGGGTGAGCGTTATCTGGCCGCCGGCAATCATATGGACATGAAAAGTATCTTCCGGGCGCTGTCCAGTGTCAGCGGCGTACAAGCACCTGAGCGCCCTGTCCCATTGTTCATGCTACGGCTCATCGCCTTCGTCTATGAATGTTATTACCGCGTCACGAAAAAGCCTGTGCTGATCAGTACTTCCACGGTCAAGCTTATAGAGCAAGAGCAAGGAAGAACGCACTTCAGTCACAGCAAAAGTTCAAGCGAATTGAAATGTGCATTCCGTCCCGTCACGGAAACGCTGACCGATACGTTGGAGTGGTATCGGAAAAACAATTACCTGCACGTTAATTGA
- a CDS encoding TetR/AcrR family transcriptional regulator, which translates to MIKKRLGREESQQVTRDKLFDTATDLMIKKGFHAASVNTISEEAGYSKGAFFSNFSSKSELLLQLTQRFKRVEIDRLGSTLAAGYTAEQLTQGLNAYIDTLKNNTNCAILDAEMQLIALRDEEFAKHYYDLHEENSEALGRLITIIFNHAGKKPPLAYAALARTFTALSEGLILQGHKDPAAEIKLVLNSLIQTAEPL; encoded by the coding sequence GTGATCAAGAAGAGATTGGGGCGAGAGGAAAGTCAGCAAGTAACAAGAGACAAGTTATTCGACACTGCTACGGATCTGATGATCAAGAAAGGCTTTCATGCCGCCAGCGTGAATACAATTTCCGAAGAGGCCGGCTATTCAAAAGGTGCATTCTTTTCAAACTTCTCAAGCAAGTCGGAACTGCTGCTTCAACTTACCCAGCGCTTCAAGAGAGTCGAGATAGATCGCTTGGGCAGCACCTTGGCGGCGGGCTACACGGCAGAGCAACTGACTCAGGGCCTGAATGCTTACATCGACACGCTTAAAAACAATACCAACTGCGCCATCCTTGACGCCGAAATGCAGTTGATCGCTTTGCGTGATGAAGAATTCGCAAAGCATTACTACGATCTGCATGAAGAAAACAGCGAGGCGCTAGGAAGACTGATCACGATCATCTTCAATCACGCCGGCAAGAAGCCTCCGTTGGCATACGCAGCACTGGCGCGAACTTTCACTGCATTGTCGGAAGGCTTGATCCTGCAGGGGCATAAAGATCCGGCTGCGGAAATCAAGCTGGTGCTCAATTCACTGATTCAAACGGCGGAGCCGTTGTAG
- a CDS encoding cyclase family protein, giving the protein MTTAVPTMDELLKDAPSNWGRWGAEDEVGSLNYLTAQEVLRGVAHIKKGNVFTLQRMIGNPAGDPVWPGRTPAERTMILDESSWDDNHGPCYPGGLHYADDKIDAFLQGSTQYDALGHLWYGGKIWNGYDARTTVGGLDKASVAPIGERGVVGRAVLLDMARHRGKRMLDKGETFTHLDLEACAEAQGHTIEPHDILIIRTNFLQAFYEQGEAFYDGFCEPGLTYSEELVRWFHDKEIPNLVTDTIANEVTTDPVSGVALPLHCALMRNLGIAFTEICDLEKLAENCAEDGQYTFLYVAAPLKVHRATGSPVNPVVIK; this is encoded by the coding sequence ATGACCACTGCAGTTCCCACAATGGATGAACTATTAAAGGACGCTCCTTCAAACTGGGGCAGATGGGGAGCGGAAGACGAAGTTGGCTCGCTGAATTACCTGACCGCGCAAGAAGTCCTGCGCGGAGTTGCGCACATCAAGAAGGGAAATGTATTTACCTTGCAGCGCATGATCGGGAATCCTGCTGGCGATCCGGTCTGGCCAGGCCGTACGCCGGCAGAACGCACCATGATTCTCGACGAGTCGAGTTGGGACGATAATCATGGCCCTTGCTACCCCGGCGGTTTGCACTACGCCGATGACAAGATCGACGCATTCCTGCAAGGATCCACGCAATATGATGCGCTTGGCCACCTCTGGTACGGCGGAAAAATATGGAACGGCTACGACGCGCGAACAACGGTGGGAGGTCTCGACAAGGCCAGTGTTGCACCTATCGGCGAACGAGGAGTCGTCGGACGCGCCGTATTGCTGGACATGGCAAGGCATCGTGGCAAACGCATGCTGGATAAAGGCGAAACATTTACCCATCTAGATCTCGAGGCATGCGCAGAAGCTCAGGGCCACACGATCGAGCCTCATGACATCCTGATTATCAGAACCAACTTCCTCCAGGCTTTCTATGAGCAAGGCGAGGCGTTTTATGATGGGTTCTGTGAGCCAGGTCTTACGTATTCGGAGGAACTTGTCCGATGGTTCCACGACAAGGAAATTCCAAACCTTGTCACCGATACCATCGCCAACGAAGTCACGACCGACCCGGTATCAGGTGTGGCACTGCCTCTGCACTGTGCATTGATGCGCAATCTGGGTATCGCCTTTACGGAGATTTGCGACTTGGAAAAGCTGGCTGAAAATTGTGCCGAAGACGGGCAGTACACATTTCTCTATGTGGCCGCGCCGTTGAAAGTCCATCGCGCTACCGGATCACCGGTCAATCCGGTGGTGATTAAATAG
- a CDS encoding iron-containing alcohol dehydrogenase, with amino-acid sequence MNISAFKIANKLITGPGAIEQLCAELTRLEVNNPLIVTDVILVNSGTVDLALAQLGDRRYGIFDQVKPEPEVAIVEDCTRAYREGGHDGLIAVGGGSAIDIAKGVVAFAGHAGPLSELFGVDLVKRKGPALIAIPTTAGTGSEVTNVAIFSDKQAQLKKGIVSDYLLPDVALVSPAMTLTCPRSVTAASGVDALVHAVESYISVNASPITDAIALGAIRLITKALPKAYANPTNLQAREDMATASLMAGMAFGNAGVGAVHALAYPLGGRFNIAHGVSNALLLPYVMAWNKTACVERFRDIAEAMGVRVANLSDKDAADQAVRAMADLCAAVDIPSGLRSFNVPEDAIPAMADEASKIDRLMRNNPRKLTAADIEKIYRAAY; translated from the coding sequence ATGAATATCTCTGCTTTCAAAATCGCTAACAAATTGATCACCGGACCTGGCGCAATCGAGCAGCTTTGCGCGGAACTGACGCGCCTGGAGGTCAATAATCCGCTGATCGTCACGGACGTCATCCTGGTGAATTCCGGCACTGTTGACCTCGCGCTCGCGCAACTCGGCGACCGCCGCTACGGCATTTTCGACCAGGTCAAGCCGGAGCCTGAAGTAGCCATCGTCGAAGACTGCACCCGTGCTTATCGTGAGGGCGGCCACGATGGATTGATCGCCGTGGGTGGCGGTAGCGCCATCGATATCGCCAAGGGCGTCGTGGCGTTTGCCGGGCATGCAGGTCCGCTGAGCGAACTGTTCGGTGTTGATCTGGTGAAACGCAAAGGCCCTGCGTTGATTGCCATCCCGACGACTGCCGGCACAGGCTCGGAAGTCACCAACGTGGCGATTTTTTCCGACAAGCAAGCGCAGCTGAAGAAAGGCATCGTCAGCGACTACCTGTTGCCCGACGTTGCCTTGGTCAGCCCGGCCATGACATTGACTTGTCCGCGCAGCGTGACGGCGGCCAGTGGTGTCGACGCACTTGTGCATGCGGTCGAGTCGTATATTTCGGTAAACGCTTCGCCAATCACCGATGCCATCGCCCTGGGCGCGATCAGGCTGATCACCAAGGCGCTGCCGAAGGCCTATGCCAACCCAACCAACCTGCAGGCTCGGGAAGACATGGCCACCGCCAGCCTGATGGCCGGCATGGCGTTCGGCAACGCGGGGGTAGGGGCGGTGCATGCGCTGGCGTACCCGCTGGGCGGGCGGTTCAACATCGCCCACGGCGTCAGCAACGCCTTGCTGCTGCCGTATGTGATGGCGTGGAACAAGACTGCCTGCGTCGAGCGTTTTCGCGACATCGCCGAAGCCATGGGCGTGCGCGTTGCGAACCTGAGCGACAAGGATGCGGCAGACCAGGCTGTCAGGGCCATGGCCGACCTATGTGCCGCCGTGGATATCCCCTCTGGCCTGCGCAGTTTCAACGTGCCCGAAGACGCTATCCCCGCGATGGCCGACGAGGCCAGCAAGATCGACCGCCTGATGCGCAACAACCCGCGCAAGCTGACCGCCGCCGATATCGAGAAGATCTATCGCGCTGCCTATTGA